One genomic window of Conger conger chromosome 7, fConCon1.1, whole genome shotgun sequence includes the following:
- the LOC133132562 gene encoding signal-induced proliferation-associated 1-like protein 2 isoform X1: MQSDDLFVRKFRRQSPRPSLTSISFDPMRDGGRCTPPMAEWPPKRDEDGTEMGNLTPSRLASKLRSPGRNHVMQRRNSDITSGGLDSSGWAGVNAAQVGGERAGFGGAGVQGNLGMGLRREYGSLSSLEEQPQGQTQSMEEQCLSPAALRFKDPFLLLGLPATDPQPDSFFRTLSAPAGDPLKPGKPLKLEQHSKKAKLSGGLCHCQGGSVLVRSLAHYDVQSILFDLAEVASNRDSIGRKTNITSGASAASQLQLLNQEAPPSPSQGRGSGGGREDAGQSLASLDEGDGNDSDMLLSCPHFRNETGGEEQVGLGLARGPSGVTLGPQSPNDAISVLEEPRESHVKRQDKSNYFIEHADLGALYYRKYFYNKDHQNFFGIDDRFGPLAISFRREEKENPCGSMYNYRIIFRTTELKTLRGSILEDSVSSSARNANPRGLSPRKLLEYIFPELNLHCLHLASNSPKVQSTLLKLDEQGLNFQRKVGVMYCRAGQSSEEDMYNNESAGPAFEEFLDLLGERVRLQGFDKYRAQLDIKTDSTGTHSLYTRYQDYEIMFHVSTMLPYTATNTQQLLRKRHIGNDIVTIVFQEPGALPFTPKVIRSHFQHVFIIVQVHNPCTDHTYYRVAVTRSKDIPLFGPLFPSGARFPGSPAFRNFLLAKAVNAESAAEKSEKFRSMATRTRQEYLKDLAENYVTTTALDSSNKFPLLSLGSKRKDKLKGAKGLELHSAGALVWMVTATGDGAAEQTLPCLLAVSSESVVLIERGSRMVVFNCCCRDVIGWKVVTEGGTRNGPSLDIFYHRGQSVSISLPGGQSEDIREVVQRLELVTTGCEAWELTPLRDAVGQPGFLLTEEGFVLDVQRFSYAEKGGLLRGSRVVRLCGRPLVSLPLEERGALMRTAPKIQLTVIPPDKDGKPRRSFSELYQKANQDVECRVGEGQPGEAWVIDAGDEEVKGQRERGEGKEALPGRQGKTSAEFGRKTSSSSLPLLRATSLQESAPVQPTKMATRSLTRSYSFETCQDSIDGHVYDNVRVGSHIYENVWEMRNTTPDLIRALNPKASIEEEEEELQKQFVGMELSKEQPSASDPFQQSTSPTCSDRAERRISAQNLQKISRILSENADPTEEEWQSITELSTACRGLLEALSQEEHKPGEGRLAVGDCPAMGGNTDIRMSDLNDSDCAGHLEEKVSQLEYLLKKLQNDLRKTDNQREGQQSIEPHLQFHEKKDKEVLQAEVQRLRQNNQLLQEESQSTVARLIKVTELMCKINKPC; this comes from the exons ATGCAGTCGGATGACTTATTCGTCCGCAAGTTCCGGCGGCAGAGTCCGCGACCGTCCCTCACTTCGATCAGCTTCGACCCCATGCGAGATGGGGGCAGGTGCACTCCGCCCATGGCGGAGTGGCCCCCTAAGCGAGATGAGGACGGGACGGAGATGGGGAACCTGACTCCCAGCCGCTTGGCTTCGAAACTGCGCTCGCCGGGCCGGAACCACGTCATGCAGAGGAGGAACAGCGATATCACATCGGGAGGCCTGGATTCCTCGGGGTGGGCCGGCGTAAATGCCGCCCAGGTAGGGGGCGAGAGGGCAGGTTTTGGGGGTGCGGGAGTGCAGGGGAACTTGGGGATGGGGCTGCGCAGGGAGTATGGAAGTCTGTCCTCGCTGGAGGAGCAGCCGCAAGGCCAGACTCAGAGTATGGAGGAGCAGTGCCTCAGCCCCGCCGCTCTCCGCTTCAAGGACCCCTTCTTGCTGCTGGGCCTGCCGGCCACCGACCCCCAGCCCGACAGCTTCTTCCGCACCCTCTCCGCCCCTGCAGGGGACCCCCTGAAACCAGGCAAACCTCTGAAGCTGGAGCAACACAGCAAGAAGGCCAAGCTGTCCGGTGGACTCTGTCACTGCCAGGGCGGCAGCGTGTTGGTGCGAAGCCTCGCCCACTATGACGTGCAGAGCATACTGTTCGACCTGGCGGAGGTGGCCTCCAACCGGGACAGCATCGGCCGCAAGACGAACATCACCTCCGGGGCTTCTGCTGCCTCCCAGCTGCAGCTCCTAAACCAGGAGGCGCCCCCTTCGCCATCTCAGGGCAGAGGCAGCGGGGGTGGCCGCGAGGACGCCGGGCAGTCCCTGGCGTCGCTGGACGAAGGCGACGGCAACGACTCCGACATGCTGCTCAGCTGCCCCCATTTCCGCAACGAGACCGGGGGTGAGGAGCAGGTGGGGCTCGGGTTGGCGCGGGGGCCGAGTGGGGTGACGCTAGGCCCGCAGAGCCCCAACGATGCCATTTCCGTCCTGGAGGAGCCCCGTGAAAGCCACGTGAAACGGCAGGACAAGAGCAACTACTTCATCGAACACGCCGACCTTGGGGCTCTCTACTACCGCAAATACTTCTACAataaag ATCACCAGAACTTCTTTGGCATTGATGATCGTTTTGGCCCTTTGGCGATCAGCTTCCGTCGCGAGGAGAAGGAGAACCCCTGCGGTTCCATGTACAACTACAGAATCATCTTTCGAACCACCGAG CTGAAAACCCTGAGGGGGTCTATTCTCGAGGATTCCGTGTCTTCGTCAGCCCGCAATGCCAACCCCCGAGGCCTCTCACCCAGGAAGCTTCTGGAGTACATCTTCCCAGAGCTGAACCTGCACTGCCTGCACCTGGCCTCCAACTCCCCCAAGGTCCAGAGCACCCTGCTGAAACTGGACGAGCAAGGG CTGAACTTCCAGAGAAAGGTGGGGGTGATGTACTGCAGGGCTGGCCAGAGCTCGGAGGAGGACATGTACAACAACGAGAGTGCTGGACCGGCCTTTGAGGAGTTCCTGGACCTGCTCGGGGAACGTGTTCGCCTTCAGGGTTTTGACAAGTACAGAGCCCAGCTGGACATCaaga CGGACTCCACTGGCACCCATTCCCTCTACACGCGTTACCAGGACTACGAGATCATGTTCCATGTGTCCACCATGCTGCCCTAcactgccacaaacacacaacaa TTACTGCGGAAGAGACATATTGGCAACGATATAGTGACAATTGTCTTCCAGGAACCGGGAGCTTTGCCCTTCACTCCTAAAGTTATTCGCTCCCATTTCCAGCATGTCTTCATCATTGTCCAAGTCCACAATCCCTGCACTGACCACACCTATTACAG GGTGGCTGTCACACGCTCCAAGGACATTCCGCTTTTCGGGCCTCTGTTCCCCAGTGGAGCGCGCTTCCCCGGTTCCCCAGCCTTCCGGAACTTTCTGCTGGCGAAAGCAGTGAACGCGGAGAGTGCGGCGGAGAAGTCGGAGAAGTTCCGCTCCATGGCCACGCGGACGCGGCAGGAGTACCTGAAGGACCTGGCCGAGAACTACGTCACCACCACGGCCCTCGACTCCTCCAACAAgttccccctgctctctctgggcAGCAAGCGCAAGGATAAGCTGAAAGGGGCCAAAGGGCTGGAGCTCCACAGTGCCGGGGCTCTGGTGTGGATGGTGACCGCTACGGGGGACGGGGCTGCCGAACAGACACTACCCTGCCTGCTGGCCGTGTCCTCCGAATCGGTGGTGCTGATCGAGAGGGGCAGCCGCATGGTGGTGTTCAACTGCTGCTGCCGCGACGTTATTGGCTGGAAGGTTGTGACAGAAGGCGGGACCAGGAATGGGCCCTCCCTGGACATCTTTTATCACAGGGGGCAGTCTGTGTCCATCAGCTTGCCCGGTGGCCAATCAGAGGACATCCGAGAAGTGGTGCAGAGGCTTGAG CTGGTGACGACAGGCTGCGAGGCGTGGGAGCTGACCCCTCTGCGGGACGCGGTGGGCCAGCCGGGCTTCCTGCTGACCGAGGAGGGCTTCGTGCTGGATGTGCAGCGATTCAGCTACGCGGAGAAGGGGGGCCTCCTGCGGGGCTCCAGGGTGGTGCGGCTCTGCGGTCGGCCCCTggtctccctccccctggaggAGAGGGGCGCGCTGATGCGCACCGCGCCCAAGATCCAGCTCACCGTCATCCCCCCGGACAAAGACGGCAAGCCCCGCAG GAGTTTTTCAGAGCTGTACCAGAAGGCCAACCAGGATGTGGAATGCAGGGTTGGGGAGGGGCAGCCGGGCGAGGCCTGGGTGATTGATGCGGGGGATGAAGAGGTCAAAGGGCAGAGAGAGCGGGGCGAGGGCAAGGAGGCGCTGCCAGGCAGACAGGGGAAAACCAGCGCTGAATTTGGGCGCAAAACCTCCTCCTCTAGCCTACCCCTCCTTCGAGCCACCTCCCTACAGGAAAGTGCCCCAGTTCAGCCCACCAAAATGGCCACTCGCTCGCTGACACGTTCTTACTCATTCGAGACCTGTCAGGACTCTATTGATGG GCATGTGTATGACAATGTCAGAGTGGGAAGCCACATCTACGAGAATGTGTGGGAGATGCGTAATACCACACCAGACCTTATCCGGGCACTGAACCCCAAGGCCTCcatagaggaggaagaggaggagctacAGAAACAG TTTGTGGGAATGGAATTGAGTAAGGAGCAGCCCTCGGCCAGCGACCCCTTCCAGCAGTCTACTTCTCCCACATGCTCGGACAGGGCAGAGCGGAGAATCAGCGCCcaaaatctgcaaaaaatcTCCAGGA TCTTGTCAGAGAATGCTGATCCCACTGAGGAAGAATGGCAGTCCATCACAGAGCTGAGCACCGCCTGCCGAGGCCTCCTGGAGGCGCTGTCCCAGGAAG AGCATAAACCTGGTGAAGGAAGGCTGGCTGTTGGAGACTGCCCTGCCATGGGGGGAAACACAGACATCAGGATGAGTGACCTTAACGACAG TGACTGTGCCGGCCATCTGGAAGAGAAAGTGTCCCAGCTGGAGTACTTGCTCAAGAAATTACAGAATGACCTGCGAAAG ACAGACAATCAGAGGGAGGGACAACAGAGCATAGAGCCTCATCTTCAATTTCAC
- the LOC133132562 gene encoding signal-induced proliferation-associated 1-like protein 2 isoform X2, with translation MQSDDLFVRKFRRQSPRPSLTSISFDPMRDGGRCTPPMAEWPPKRDEDGTEMGNLTPSRLASKLRSPGRNHVMQRRNSDITSGGLDSSGWAGVNAAQVGGERAGFGGAGVQGNLGMGLRREYGSLSSLEEQPQGQTQSMEEQCLSPAALRFKDPFLLLGLPATDPQPDSFFRTLSAPAGDPLKPGKPLKLEQHSKKAKLSGGLCHCQGGSVLVRSLAHYDVQSILFDLAEVASNRDSIGRKTNITSGASAASQLQLLNQEAPPSPSQGRGSGGGREDAGQSLASLDEGDGNDSDMLLSCPHFRNETGGEEQVGLGLARGPSGVTLGPQSPNDAISVLEEPRESHVKRQDKSNYFIEHADLGALYYRKYFYNKDHQNFFGIDDRFGPLAISFRREEKENPCGSMYNYRIIFRTTELKTLRGSILEDSVSSSARNANPRGLSPRKLLEYIFPELNLHCLHLASNSPKVQSTLLKLDEQGLNFQRKVGVMYCRAGQSSEEDMYNNESAGPAFEEFLDLLGERVRLQGFDKYRAQLDIKTDSTGTHSLYTRYQDYEIMFHVSTMLPYTATNTQQLLRKRHIGNDIVTIVFQEPGALPFTPKVIRSHFQHVFIIVQVHNPCTDHTYYRVAVTRSKDIPLFGPLFPSGARFPGSPAFRNFLLAKAVNAESAAEKSEKFRSMATRTRQEYLKDLAENYVTTTALDSSNKFPLLSLGSKRKDKLKGAKGLELHSAGALVWMVTATGDGAAEQTLPCLLAVSSESVVLIERGSRMVVFNCCCRDVIGWKVVTEGGTRNGPSLDIFYHRGQSVSISLPGGQSEDIREVVQRLELVTTGCEAWELTPLRDAVGQPGFLLTEEGFVLDVQRFSYAEKGGLLRGSRVVRLCGRPLVSLPLEERGALMRTAPKIQLTVIPPDKDGKPRRSFSELYQKANQDVECRVGEGQPGEAWVIDAGDEEVKGQRERGEGKEALPGRQGKTSAEFGRKTSSSSLPLLRATSLQESAPVQPTKMATRSLTRSYSFETCQDSIDGHVYDNVRVGSHIYENVWEMRNTTPDLIRALNPKASIEEEEEELQKQFVGMELSKEQPSASDPFQQSTSPTCSDRAERRISAQNLQKISRILSENADPTEEEWQSITELSTACRGLLEALSQEEHKPGEGRLAVGDCPAMGGNTDIRMSDLNDSDCAGHLEEKVSQLEYLLKKLQNDLRKEKKDKEVLQAEVQRLRQNNQLLQEESQSTVARLIKVTELMCKINKPC, from the exons ATGCAGTCGGATGACTTATTCGTCCGCAAGTTCCGGCGGCAGAGTCCGCGACCGTCCCTCACTTCGATCAGCTTCGACCCCATGCGAGATGGGGGCAGGTGCACTCCGCCCATGGCGGAGTGGCCCCCTAAGCGAGATGAGGACGGGACGGAGATGGGGAACCTGACTCCCAGCCGCTTGGCTTCGAAACTGCGCTCGCCGGGCCGGAACCACGTCATGCAGAGGAGGAACAGCGATATCACATCGGGAGGCCTGGATTCCTCGGGGTGGGCCGGCGTAAATGCCGCCCAGGTAGGGGGCGAGAGGGCAGGTTTTGGGGGTGCGGGAGTGCAGGGGAACTTGGGGATGGGGCTGCGCAGGGAGTATGGAAGTCTGTCCTCGCTGGAGGAGCAGCCGCAAGGCCAGACTCAGAGTATGGAGGAGCAGTGCCTCAGCCCCGCCGCTCTCCGCTTCAAGGACCCCTTCTTGCTGCTGGGCCTGCCGGCCACCGACCCCCAGCCCGACAGCTTCTTCCGCACCCTCTCCGCCCCTGCAGGGGACCCCCTGAAACCAGGCAAACCTCTGAAGCTGGAGCAACACAGCAAGAAGGCCAAGCTGTCCGGTGGACTCTGTCACTGCCAGGGCGGCAGCGTGTTGGTGCGAAGCCTCGCCCACTATGACGTGCAGAGCATACTGTTCGACCTGGCGGAGGTGGCCTCCAACCGGGACAGCATCGGCCGCAAGACGAACATCACCTCCGGGGCTTCTGCTGCCTCCCAGCTGCAGCTCCTAAACCAGGAGGCGCCCCCTTCGCCATCTCAGGGCAGAGGCAGCGGGGGTGGCCGCGAGGACGCCGGGCAGTCCCTGGCGTCGCTGGACGAAGGCGACGGCAACGACTCCGACATGCTGCTCAGCTGCCCCCATTTCCGCAACGAGACCGGGGGTGAGGAGCAGGTGGGGCTCGGGTTGGCGCGGGGGCCGAGTGGGGTGACGCTAGGCCCGCAGAGCCCCAACGATGCCATTTCCGTCCTGGAGGAGCCCCGTGAAAGCCACGTGAAACGGCAGGACAAGAGCAACTACTTCATCGAACACGCCGACCTTGGGGCTCTCTACTACCGCAAATACTTCTACAataaag ATCACCAGAACTTCTTTGGCATTGATGATCGTTTTGGCCCTTTGGCGATCAGCTTCCGTCGCGAGGAGAAGGAGAACCCCTGCGGTTCCATGTACAACTACAGAATCATCTTTCGAACCACCGAG CTGAAAACCCTGAGGGGGTCTATTCTCGAGGATTCCGTGTCTTCGTCAGCCCGCAATGCCAACCCCCGAGGCCTCTCACCCAGGAAGCTTCTGGAGTACATCTTCCCAGAGCTGAACCTGCACTGCCTGCACCTGGCCTCCAACTCCCCCAAGGTCCAGAGCACCCTGCTGAAACTGGACGAGCAAGGG CTGAACTTCCAGAGAAAGGTGGGGGTGATGTACTGCAGGGCTGGCCAGAGCTCGGAGGAGGACATGTACAACAACGAGAGTGCTGGACCGGCCTTTGAGGAGTTCCTGGACCTGCTCGGGGAACGTGTTCGCCTTCAGGGTTTTGACAAGTACAGAGCCCAGCTGGACATCaaga CGGACTCCACTGGCACCCATTCCCTCTACACGCGTTACCAGGACTACGAGATCATGTTCCATGTGTCCACCATGCTGCCCTAcactgccacaaacacacaacaa TTACTGCGGAAGAGACATATTGGCAACGATATAGTGACAATTGTCTTCCAGGAACCGGGAGCTTTGCCCTTCACTCCTAAAGTTATTCGCTCCCATTTCCAGCATGTCTTCATCATTGTCCAAGTCCACAATCCCTGCACTGACCACACCTATTACAG GGTGGCTGTCACACGCTCCAAGGACATTCCGCTTTTCGGGCCTCTGTTCCCCAGTGGAGCGCGCTTCCCCGGTTCCCCAGCCTTCCGGAACTTTCTGCTGGCGAAAGCAGTGAACGCGGAGAGTGCGGCGGAGAAGTCGGAGAAGTTCCGCTCCATGGCCACGCGGACGCGGCAGGAGTACCTGAAGGACCTGGCCGAGAACTACGTCACCACCACGGCCCTCGACTCCTCCAACAAgttccccctgctctctctgggcAGCAAGCGCAAGGATAAGCTGAAAGGGGCCAAAGGGCTGGAGCTCCACAGTGCCGGGGCTCTGGTGTGGATGGTGACCGCTACGGGGGACGGGGCTGCCGAACAGACACTACCCTGCCTGCTGGCCGTGTCCTCCGAATCGGTGGTGCTGATCGAGAGGGGCAGCCGCATGGTGGTGTTCAACTGCTGCTGCCGCGACGTTATTGGCTGGAAGGTTGTGACAGAAGGCGGGACCAGGAATGGGCCCTCCCTGGACATCTTTTATCACAGGGGGCAGTCTGTGTCCATCAGCTTGCCCGGTGGCCAATCAGAGGACATCCGAGAAGTGGTGCAGAGGCTTGAG CTGGTGACGACAGGCTGCGAGGCGTGGGAGCTGACCCCTCTGCGGGACGCGGTGGGCCAGCCGGGCTTCCTGCTGACCGAGGAGGGCTTCGTGCTGGATGTGCAGCGATTCAGCTACGCGGAGAAGGGGGGCCTCCTGCGGGGCTCCAGGGTGGTGCGGCTCTGCGGTCGGCCCCTggtctccctccccctggaggAGAGGGGCGCGCTGATGCGCACCGCGCCCAAGATCCAGCTCACCGTCATCCCCCCGGACAAAGACGGCAAGCCCCGCAG GAGTTTTTCAGAGCTGTACCAGAAGGCCAACCAGGATGTGGAATGCAGGGTTGGGGAGGGGCAGCCGGGCGAGGCCTGGGTGATTGATGCGGGGGATGAAGAGGTCAAAGGGCAGAGAGAGCGGGGCGAGGGCAAGGAGGCGCTGCCAGGCAGACAGGGGAAAACCAGCGCTGAATTTGGGCGCAAAACCTCCTCCTCTAGCCTACCCCTCCTTCGAGCCACCTCCCTACAGGAAAGTGCCCCAGTTCAGCCCACCAAAATGGCCACTCGCTCGCTGACACGTTCTTACTCATTCGAGACCTGTCAGGACTCTATTGATGG GCATGTGTATGACAATGTCAGAGTGGGAAGCCACATCTACGAGAATGTGTGGGAGATGCGTAATACCACACCAGACCTTATCCGGGCACTGAACCCCAAGGCCTCcatagaggaggaagaggaggagctacAGAAACAG TTTGTGGGAATGGAATTGAGTAAGGAGCAGCCCTCGGCCAGCGACCCCTTCCAGCAGTCTACTTCTCCCACATGCTCGGACAGGGCAGAGCGGAGAATCAGCGCCcaaaatctgcaaaaaatcTCCAGGA TCTTGTCAGAGAATGCTGATCCCACTGAGGAAGAATGGCAGTCCATCACAGAGCTGAGCACCGCCTGCCGAGGCCTCCTGGAGGCGCTGTCCCAGGAAG AGCATAAACCTGGTGAAGGAAGGCTGGCTGTTGGAGACTGCCCTGCCATGGGGGGAAACACAGACATCAGGATGAGTGACCTTAACGACAG TGACTGTGCCGGCCATCTGGAAGAGAAAGTGTCCCAGCTGGAGTACTTGCTCAAGAAATTACAGAATGACCTGCGAAAG